One Salvia miltiorrhiza cultivar Shanhuang (shh) chromosome 6, IMPLAD_Smil_shh, whole genome shotgun sequence genomic window, GTAGTTAAATATGACTCTAAATCTGAGGAAATGACATTATTTGCTAACTTGCATCATTATTTGTAACCCTAAAATGCCTTAAGTTCGAAAAAATAAGGACAGGTTTTCATGTTATTAAACATCtataagaaagttgaaaaaaaattaaatgaagtgTATTATGAAACAAGTTTTTTTTTGAAGCTAATACAACAATTACCCGCCTGTTAATCTTAGCCGTTAGCAGTAGCCGGCTGGAAATGGATCCCGGCGGCTACTGTGACCGGCTAGGATTAACAGGCGGGTAAATACTTCAatagctttaaaaaaaattctagtttcATAATActcttgattttaaatttttaaacagacctaattttttttattattataaacttaaagggtgattggacaattcacggGTAAATTCAGCTTTATAGGGTGGGAATctctttgcagtaaattcacgagaaggagattgacaaaataaactcaataagtctaaatttatttagtttatttgattgtatatgaattaatattgtaacacataaaataatagcaaatggtgcataaaaaaattacaaaatcatatattatgaatcagTGAAACATAATACACCTTACTACCCAAGTACCCGCCAGAAATATGTAGCCGGCTGCCGTAGCCGTGGGTAAGAAACTACTCACGGCTACAGCTGACGGCTACTTATTACTGGCGGGTAAGCTAttaaatgtttttaaaataatttttcatatcattttatataatattcgtattttttacccttaatttactactatttcttctatttatacacgaaaacctttttttttaattataagcttaaagggtgattggacaattcatacggctataCAGATAGGCGAGAATCGCGGAAGCTTTATTGGGGGATATACACGGCTGTATCTCAAATTCACAAGGCAATTTAATGCTTgtttgaccaagaaacctaTTTACATGTATAAGAATTAGAACTTTTAACCTAGCCGCACGGCATCagtttattttttgagagagagtgagagagagaggcagccgagaaagagagagagggaggagaaAGAGCATCGGAAaatttttgagagagaggagagcatTCCAAACCGAAGGTAAATtggaatgaattttttttttttgctttgttttcttgtttgtcCATGTTTGAATGAGAATCATTTTTTTTGAACTTGAAGGAGAGCATTCACGATTTTTTCAACGTCCGAAGGCATAcaccatggcttcttcttcaaatcaagTAAGTATCCTATTTCGTTGATTTTAAATTCGTGAATAAGGATGTTATTTTCCACAACAAGTAGAAGCATgttattttcgtgaattattTTGGTGACATTGTTTAATTCGAATTACTTGTGTTCGTGAATTGGGTTCGTAAATTAATTATGTTGGGACGAAAATTACATTGTTTAATTATTGGGACGGAATTTACTTATGTTGggacgaaaataattaattattggttgTATATTCATTTTGGTTGTAGTcattatgtttaattattttgttgggacgtgaattacttatgttattttgttgtagtcattttggttgaattagttatgttatttgtgaattacttagtatataatttgatttagtttaattttaaaatcatttcaataatttaaataaaatacacaaccAAAGAATTGAATTGGGTAGTGCATAATTATTAAACTAACGAGAAGATCTTCTACATGTACataattattttcgtgaattaataataataataataataataattctatttggttgaattagttatgttattattaaattttgtgttatttttcttaattaattatattttggctttttaattgatatatttttggTATTGAATAGATCGGTTATCGGAGGCCCGACACAATAAATCGCCCCGGGACGCAGATCAGTTCTTACTACAAGACCAGTTATTTGTCCCGGGTACCCGAGCGACTGAGGGAAATTGGGGGCGACGCACTGGAGAATACGTTCAGGCAGGGTTGCTTTGGACATTTGTTGGATTGGGCGCCGGGCCACAGGTGCAACATGGCATTGCACCATATTGTCTCACGTCATCTGCTGGATAGTGACGATGTGATGTGGTTCTACATCAACGGCCAGAAGGTTTGCCTTGATCACGCCGCTTTCGCTCTTGTGACCGGATTGTCATTTGGGCAACATCGTTTCGATCCAACAGCCCGCCACAATTTGAATAGTAATGTAGCCTACAGACGAGTTTGTGGCGGGTAGCGCCTGTCAGTTCAGGAGTTGGCAGACATTTTTTTTGAGCAGTGGACGGAGATTGTCGACCCCGACGGCTCGATAGCACTGCGTGTGGCCCACCtgttggtgctacacgcatttATTTTGGGCGTGGACACGCCATGACCCGTGGAGATCTGGACGTGGGCTTTGGCGGAGGACTTGTCGGAGTTCTCCACATTTCCTTGGGGTGCAGCGACATATAATCGCTTGAACTTCAGGATGAAGAAGATGTCGAAAGAATGGAAGTACCACTTCTATGGGCCTTCTTGGGCTCTATATACTTGGGGTCTTGAGGTTATTCCCGACTTGGGCAGCCACATCGCTATACATAATGCCGGGATATTACCTAGATTCAAGAGGTGGACCTTCTTGAGTCACAACATTGCAGATTTGCAGCCCCTATTTGAGTCATCGGTAATAATTTTAGTGTTTATTAGTTAATTATATTTGATGTTATGAATATTAATCATcatgtacatatattttttattgtagaAGATCGGGCTTTATGAGTTGCAGCCCGAACAACAGGAGGCGACGACGCATTGGTGGCTATCGGTCGCGAATGAAGGAGATGTCCAGTTTCCAGGTCCGAGCGTCTTCGGCCAGAGGAATCCTCGACCGGATGTGAGTGGTGGGGACCGCTCTGAGGCATCTATTCAGATGGAACCCCGACGTCGCAGTTCGAGGTGCGAAGATCGGGGAAAGCGGCAGAGACCACAGGTGGTTTCGTCCTCGTCGAGCAGTGGCCAGCGGGATCAGAGTGGCGGCGGCGATCGCCCCGTGACTTCCGGCCGGAGGTCACAGAGTCACAGGAGGCCCAGATACGGGGGAGAGAGCAGTGCTGCTTATGGGCCTTCTGGTTTGAGCGAGCAGGAGTGGCAGCGCATGGAACAGATGGTGCGCGAGAGTGAGGGCCGGGTGGCGAGGCGTGTGGAGGAGGGCCTATTCACGAGGCTGAAGAATTGGGCCGAGGAGACCTTTAGGTGTATGCGTTGCCGATGCTCGCATAGCACCGATGTACGTCAGCCCATGCCTGCTCCAAGACCTCAATCGGACAGGCGACGAGAGCCCGAGCCCGAGACGGAGCCCGAGCACGAGGATGCGCCATCGCAGCAGAGGTCCCCTGCACACGAGTCGCCTGCTAGGGACGCGGGTCACTCCGCCAGTGATGATTATCAAACCCCACCGGGCCCGCATACTGGTTTTGGTGTGCCCACGACTTTTGGGGCTGGCGTACAGTTGACCCCATATCTGGGGCCACGCTACTCGTACACTGAGCAACCCTCGAGCTCAGCACACCCATTCGAGCCGCCTCGTTCTTCGCTGCCGATTCTTCTCGAGGCTGGATATTCTCAGGGAGAGATGGAGCATTTATGGCAGCAGTTTACTGGGGTAAAAGCtcagtatttgttttaaatttaactTCTAATTGAAATTACGTGTCATTTATGGACTGTTTATATGTTTaacttgtgttgttttaatgtaAATATAGGGAGCTTCTGCTTCTGGGGCAACACCTGCCATTCCCCTCAGTGTTTGTCCACCACCACCAGAGGATGCGCAACTGCGCCGAAGCCACCGTGAGCGGCAGCCTTCGACTGCGCTGAGATCCCCATACGTTCACAACCACGAGCCGAAACCCGTCGACAAGGAGTATATTCAGGGATTTACTCGTATGGTGGAGCGTCTCCGTGGTGGGAACTACAGGAAGTTGGTGGTGACAGAGAGTGGGCACCCGATCAAGAGACAGTTTTGGCTTACTCTCATGAACAGGACTAAAGAGCTCGAGCCCGAGGTATCTAATATTTTTGATGCATTTGTTACATGTAGTATTATTGTTTACTTAatattaacattaaagtatgtgCAGCATATAGATGCGTACATGATGACGCTGAGGCATAGGCTGGTGACTGGTACAGACCTGCTTCAGGACATCGATCACAGGACGCATATCATATTGGATGCGGAATTCTTTGTAAGCATTAACATATTTTgcgtttataataaaatattatttgaaataatgttTTTCTTCTTTGCAGACTTATTTGGATAGAGAATACAAGGAGATTATGGAGAATGCGCGCCGTATGTTTAGCTCTCCTTCAGAGCAGCGTTTTATAAACTCTGAGGCTCCGGTGTTGGGGTGGCAGCCGCACGCCAACCGTATGTATTCAGTGTATGGCAGGGGTACCTCATCGACTCAGGGAGATTGGATGGATGCCATTGCGGTACACAATTACACCCACATCATAAATAACTTTGACTGTTGATCAATAATGATTGTTGATCAATTATTTCTTCATGTACAGGTCATTGTTCCTGTATTTGTCGAGCAGCGTTTCGTTATCTGTAGCATTGATATGCTCACGGGTAAATGTCGCGTCTTTGATCCGAACTTGTATCGGATCCTGGCACAGCAGCGCCACGACATGTTGCGCGCTCTTGCTCCTTTGGGCCGCCTTTTCTACCGGGTGCTTGAGGTGTCCCTTTGGTTCGAGCGGACACGCATTATGGAGAACCCGAATCAGAATCTCCAATGGCGTCAGCTCCAGATCGAGTATGCCGATCCTGCCGAGCAGTTCACACAGACTGACCGATGGAGCTCTGGTGTTTTCGCGTGCATGACTGTGGAGCGTTTGATCGCAGACTCGCCGAGCCTGTCGTGGGGCAATGACCATGTACAGGAGTATAGGCACAAGATAGGCAGTGCCATCTATGAGTTTTGCACGACCCCCAATGCACTTTGATAGTGTATTTTCATCCTTATGACTATTTTGTTTACCAATATTTTTACATTACATTCTAGTAtcattttatctatatttaCTGCCATGATGACTTGTGATACATATAACACTGTAAGATAAGATGAAAAAActaattagccgccacaaaagtGTAGCCGTGTGGCTTAGCCGTGGCAAGCTTCATTACCCACAGCTACAGCTTTAAAAACTAATTAGTGGCGGCTAATTAGTTTTTCAAACTTTAATGACATGTTTAATGCATAATCACATAATTTCAAGCTCTGTAATGGTATATTCTAAATTTATTAGTACAAGTTGTTCATTTTACCAAATTCTCATTCATAATTCCAACTCATAATTGTAGTGACATGTAAATGGTGGTCATTGTTAAGTAAGTCTGATTTATTGTTTGAATTTGTTAAATATTAGAATTGAATATCTTTATCAACGtccaacaaaccaaaatagaacaattagccgccacaaaagtGTAGCCGTGTGGATTAGCCGTTCTAATTTAACTACCCACGGCTACACCTTTTTTAGGCAcattttgtggcggctaatcATTCATTTTAGTTCTTAGTTCATTCTAAATTGTTGAACTCAAACTTAATTTATCGAATACATACAAATTACAACTTTAtgatttaatccatcaatccggtcaacttatgatatttttctcaaaattatatagtaattcatttctatttctaatgtaataataataattatagaatATAGCGAGTTTATgagttatatataaaaattataaattattatttaaaatttagaagaaaaaaaacaatgaaattgaaataaaaaataaaaaatgtggaGAAATAGCTAAAAATGATTAGAATAATATAATAAACTATAGGAAATTAATGTCATACGCTGACATGGTACAACTGAAAACATATTTAAAAAAGCTTCAATTTAAACATAAATACGACTACGCATCGGTGGCCGTACCCTTGCACGATCGACGTGTGTGACCAGACCCGCCACAGAGACCACACGTTTTTGGTGCTCGTTTCTTGCTACTAGTTGATGCCTCCGCTGTTGATGTGTTTTGAGTCGGCCTTTCACCTGCGGATCGAACTCGAGTTTCCTTTGGACGACCAGCTTGTCGCCGAGAGAGATTTGGTAAAACAAGCTGAGATGCAATTTGGAAAGGAATATTCCAATTCTCTATGGGAGGCAAGTGGTTAACAGCACGAGAGTATGTGTCAACTAGTGAACTGTTCCAGTAGTAAGAGTGCACGTAATCCTCCACTGACTCGTTCGCCTCACTGCAAAACAAACGATTATACATATTGATCATTTAATAATGGTAATTGAGGTCATGAATAGAAATGACATACGTAATGGCTGCAatcgcatgagaacacggcATCTGGTCCAGGTTGAATTCGTTGCATTCACAGCTCTGCTTTTGAAGGTCAACCATATAATGGCGACCACTAGCACGAACCCTGTATTTTCTCTCGGTGGTCCTCTTGGCTGTGTAACGACGACTTTTTACAAGTTCTGCACTGAGCTTCTGTTTTGCCTCCGGAGTCAGATTTTCATCGCTCTCTTGTGCGGCCGCAAGCCTGTCGTTGAACCACTGCTCGATAACTAATCTGACTGCCTCCAACATCGAGCAGATTGGAAGACGCCTGGCCCACAGCTAACGTGCATTAAAACTCTCGGCGGCATTGGATGTAAGGAAACTGTAACGGGACACAGGACAttgtgatcgtgcccacttctcCGGTCCCACGCGCAACAACTTCTCGTACGCCTTTGGCTTCAGAGCAGCCATGGCTGACATTGCACGCGTGTAATCTGATTGCTCGTAGGCGTATGCAGCTTGGCGGAAAAGCTCAGCAACACCGGGCCCGTAACCCTTGATCTTGTTCAACAAGTGGTAGTAGCAAATaccgtgagtagcatttggaaactcgctcttcacagcattagcgatggagacatgcgcatcagATACAATAAGTAAGTTATCGGGCTCGCCGCAAGCACCTCTCAGATGTGACATAAACCACTTCCAcgactcatcattctcgatcggacCGACACCGATCGCCAAGGGAAAAACTGCCTCGTTTCCGTCTTTTATCACGGCGACAAACAAAATGCCACTATTTTTTTCCCTTCAGGTGTGTGCCGTCAACCACAATCACTGGTCGAAGGTGAAAGTAGAAAGGTGAGATGGAAGCCGCAAGAGCAACAAACAAATGTTTGAACCAGCAGTCTATGTCTACTTCCAAACCATATAAGGTGCCAGGATTCGCTTCCTTCAGAGCATACAGATATCTTGGGAGCAGGAGGAACGAATCATCAACTCGACCGTATATCATCTCCATCCcgagatttcttgcacgcagcgcgacatcatatttgattttgatgccgAAATCGCGTACTAACTCAGCCATGATGgatttcggcttaatgacctctccATCATCGCGTATTCTGTTTGCCACAAACGCTGCAACCACCTTCGAGTGCGCCTTGATTTTTTTAGCTGTGCACAAGTCCCCTTCGCATGAATGCTCTTTCAACTTATGCACTCTCCACATCCCTCGGCCGTGACTAGACGCACGAAGATCGAAATTGCAGTTGTCAGAGTGCTTGCACGAGAAATAGACTCGTCTCGGATCTGAGCGGACAACTTTTGTCTCAGTGCCTCGCTTCATGTTCCACAAACCAACAGCAATGATCAGGTCGTCTTTGCTGTTGTAAAAAGAATTCTTCTGCAGATCATCAACTCTAGAAGggtcactctcgcgagcaaccAGCGAAGCCGAGACGTCCACTGGAATTAagggaactaaccaattagttagatcACCGGTCTCGGCTGTCGGATCTCCGTCACGTGTtgtactttgtcggatccaactTGCTCGCTCGGTCTCCGTGAAATCGATTAGATCgtcgtctaataaatcctcagaggcatCAGAAGCAGTGCCCACCTCGAGCGCAGGGTCAAATTCTTCGTCATCTTCCTCAGAATCATCATCGTCTCCTGATGCAACCGAGCCTTCAGCTTCGTGCTCAGGTTCATCATCTGTCCGCACATCGTTCAATCTCCCACATACTTCATTAAGTCTTTCGGTTTGATTCCATGCAGATTCGTCTAGCGGTTGTCCATCCCATGTGAAATATTGTTGTGGAGGCGAGCTCTGGACACCATGAAACGACGTATGATGATAATACGGCGTCTCATACTGACTGCATTGTGCTTCATCTACGTGTCCCGAAGGTTCAGCAAAATCAAAAGTACGGATGTAGGCTTCTTCTACAATCGGACCGTTGTagtgctcaacgtacaccatgggatagTCGGCAGTTGCCAACAAGGCTTCCACGTCATCGTCTGTGGCCAAGCCACATTTCGTCTCCCTACCAAAtagattggtcgccaaataatacaattggtaGCTCGAGCTCAACGAATGCGTCCTCATAATATTGTTGACGCTGCACATCAGGCTCTCAATAGTTTCGTTGACGAGGGGAAGGACCTCTGTAGCCCCACCAACATAGTGTATACCATCGACGAgtccgttgtatctcacatatatgtatctaacgaattccatctataaaaacacataaaatgtagtattaaaatatgcataaacgctttaaaaattctcataaatataacataaaacatTCAAACTATTAATTACACAAACAATATATGAGAAAATCACCTCTTCAAGTCGAATTTGAACACCAATTGCACCAACTATCGCACAAACCACTTCTCAAATCTTGAGggtttcaatttctcaattttttaactGAATGCTCTTTCTACGAGTATTTGGATTTATGTTTTctcattcacaaatgcagccCTATTATAGACTAATATTAGAGTCCTTTgtacaaattcacgtgaaatgtatTGTTCATTCATTCAGTAcacttcaatctattattcaatgTGCAATCAAATGCATGCAGAAAGTGAGCATTAAAGCCTCATTACAATCCAAATTTGTGCAGTCACCTTATCTTGTATTTCATGTGGACATGTACTTTTTTGACTAaaacattaacaaataaatagaaatacacAAAAAAGGGATACATATGTTACTttcaaacattcataacaaggtaaaaaattttacaaccataTGTATTActtcaaaatgatttttttgtcccaaaaaaaaatattagccgccacaaaatcGTAGCCGGCGTCACTAGCCGTGTGTGAAAAATTTCTCACGGCTAGTACGACCGGCTTTCAATTTCTGGCGGCTAATTATTTTGTAGGGCTCAAATATCTTTTTGTTTACATTTCAGGAGTTTCAagtgttttcttcaaaaatagcctattattttatgtgtttactgtattattttgtgttcaatcaaatcatacataaagtgagtattattaccccactataatccaattttttgcagattcagtatctctcatatttcacatcaatgtatacttcttttaatataaaaaaaataaaaataaaaactctaaattaaggtattcgtgttataatataatattactaagagggctaaaaaattcactattatgtatattatgcaacaaaaaaatattatgaaacaaatggagTAACTAGCCGCCGGAAGTTCATAGCCACTGCCCAGTAGCCGTGTATATTTTGGACCGGCGGCTACTGGGCAGCGGCTATGAATTTCCGGCGGCTAGTTATGCCATTGGTTTcagaatatttttttgttgcataatagaCATAATAGTAAAAATTTTAGTCCTCTTACTAATATTTTTACAACGCAAACGTAAgctaattttttataaattttcaaacataCAGTATATATTAGattgtgaaagtgacgtgagttgggcAATTATTGACTCTTCATCACATTTTTAACttgtgaaagtgacgtgagaCAGACATTTTACAAAAAACGAAGCATGACAGGTCTGgttttacaaaaaaccaagcatgtcGGCTTTGACTTTTTGGACTTTGGCTTGGGTGGGTACTTTTGTAAGATAACTTATGAAAGTGGGTACTTTCGTCTATTCACAGATActtttaagggttaagtatcaaataagcccctaacatAGTGGCCTTATCACGTTTagatccctatagtcgaagttgggccaactaaaccctcaaactgcCTAATTTCAAACAATTGAGCCCTCGCCTCTAACGGTGAGTTAACAccgtcattttttttttatttttttattttttaaaatttgaataggTGGGCCCCACCCTTCCACCCCTGCATCGCAAACAAGATCTCCAATTACATTCAATTGGTGCACCCGAAGATGGAGTTCTCGTTTTCCGGCAATCTGAATCAGAGGAAAATGGTGAATTCCGACGAGTTCTCAGAAACGGAATTCTTTAAGGCGTTTGTGGAGATGGCAAAAGTGGCTGTGACTGGAATTGGGGGTAGGGTTTGCGGAGGTGGTGATTTGGGAATGTAGGGCTCCGATTGGCGGCGACCATTTTGCCGTTCGGAATTGGAGCCAGAGAGGGAAAGGCCTTGAAGAGAAAGGCATCTTCAACTTGACTAAGTGGTTGCCTGAATCAAGTCGAAGAAGGGGAATGGCATGAGGGTTTGTTGTTGTTgcctttgtgtgtgtgtgtcgcAGAGGGTTCCCAGCGGCGGCGAGGTACAGTTGTCGCTCGGTCGGAGAATGAAATAGAGAGTGGTATTGTTGGAGTGAGACGTGAGAGAGAACAGAGGGGTGGTTAGGGTCCAGAATGGCGGTGGCCATGGCCCTTGTCGTGGTCGTCGAAAAATGGGAAAAGAGGCGGTGGCTGGAATTGGGGGTAGGGTTTGCGGAGGTGGTGATGCGGGGTCAGGGTGGCTTTCACGGTGGTTCCAGgctttggagagagagagggggggctGAAGATGCCTCAAACCGCCGCAGAGCGTGTTTCCGGCGAGTTTTCGACGACTTTGGCGAGGAAGAAGGCGTGAATCCCACCACCacctgcaaaataaaaaaaaataaaaaaaatagttaacggtgttaacttaCCGTTAAAGGCGAGGGCCCAATTGTTCGAAATTAGgcagtttgagggtttagttggctcaacttcgactatagggatctaaacgtgataagggccacTATATTAGGGGCTTATTTAATACTTAACCTAGTTTTAATCATGCTTCCATTAAAAATCGAAATGATGTGAAATCAGATGGTCGTTTGGCGGC contains:
- the LOC130990842 gene encoding uncharacterized protein LOC130990842; this encodes MLEAVRLVIEQWFNDRLAAAQESDENLTPEAKQKLSAELVKSRRYTAKRTTERKYRVRASGRHYMVDLQKQSCECNEFNLDQMPCSHAIAAITEANESVEDYVHSYYWNSSLVDTYSRAVNHLPPIENWNIPFQIASQLVLPNLSRRQAGRPKETRVRSAGERPTQNTSTAEASTSSKKRAPKTCGLCGGSGHTRRSCKGTATDA